In the genome of Aphidius gifuensis isolate YNYX2018 linkage group LG6, ASM1490517v1, whole genome shotgun sequence, the window TCTAGCCTTTGTTGATTTTCTTGACTAATATCAGACAGTAATGAATTAACAACAACTGTTTCTTGCTTGACAACTGATtctgcaattttatttttttgtggtgaTGATACAGATGATGCTAGTgatttactaaaaaaacttttatcattatcaagtaatttttcattatgatcAATAACAAAAACAGATGGAAaaccattattatcatcaatttcttgtgtttttttataattaattttagttatttttctctcaataaTGTTACCAagaattgttgatgatggttCTTTTGGAATATCTTGTATATTATCTTGTAATGATTCACATGGTTTTATTAtgtttgataaatcatcagtGACAACACTGGAATTAATTGGACTACCACCAATTtgtgatgttgataatttttcttgtgcTTTTAATAATGATCTTCTTTCAGCAaattttgatttgaatttaACAGGAggttttttatcatcttcaaCTGCTTTTGAATAAtgactttgtttattttcagcaCGAAGATTTATTACTTTTGCTGATGGTTGTTgatgtgattttaaaaattcatcttgCATTTTGTATAAATCTTCCTCGCCATCACTTGGTTTTGGTCGTTTTATTGGTTTTAAAttatccataattttttttaattattcaattcaactttaattaaattaaacgagtttgttttttgtttttcttaagTGCACCAAAGTTCGTCCAACTTGTCCAACTTGTAAATACgttgttgtaatattttttcaaggttAGGTTTgttgtcatttgttttttttcttttttgttttgattgtaGCTATTGTAAATATAACGAACAGACAAATTCATTCATCAAatcaacagataaaataatgatacatgGAAATTGGaatctttaaaataatatgaccAAAATGATTAACcagctaaaaataataaacaaaaaaaaaatgtttaaaatgtataaaaaaataaatttaaaaataaattcaatttattgatatttgttttatttttttataaataatcatcattcaAAATACaagcattattaataatggTTAAAATATGTTtcgtattaattattatttttgaattattattatttctttttctcttttcataccagcattataaaatttatgtacaCTATCATTGTATTATATGTTGATATCACGAATCACGATAAAGTATTTTTGAACATgcatgaatttataattattttaattgtttgttatttatttaattagctTATTGATTATAGAGAAACAACACTTTCTCTACCTGCACCAACACCAACCCATTtaactgaaaataaataaacaaaaatggattaatttcataatgcaaatataaaaaaaaatgatcaaaataaataaataaataattaccagGTGTCTCCAAATTTTTCtcaatcattttaatatatttttgagcaTTAACTGGAAGCTTATCAAACGATCTAACGCCTTCAGTTGATGTCATCCAGCCTTCAACAATTTCATAGATTGGCTCAACCTTTGCCAAATCAGCTGCATGACTTGGAAAGTAATCAATCTTTTTGCCATCAAGACGATAACCAGTGCAAACTTTAATTTCTGATAATGTATCCAATATATCCAATTTTGTCACAAATATTGATGTATAactataaacataaataacaaccattagaaaatataataattacataaaaataaatatttacccaTTGACAATGCTTGTAAATTTAAGTAAGGCAAGATCAAGCCAACCACAAcgtctttttcttttagttgTAACACCATATTCATGTCCACGAGTTTGTAAAATACAAccaatatcatcatttaattcagTTGGAAATGGACCATCACCAACACGTGTTGTATAAGCTTTAACAACACCAATAACTTCACCAATACTTTTTGGTGCAACACCAAGTCCAGTAAATACACCACCAACACTACAATTTGAACTTGTAACATATGGATAAGTACCAAAATCAATATCCAACATTGCAGCATTTGCACCTTCAACAAGtactttttttccttcttttaaTGCTTTATGTAAAAATGTTACTGTCTCAGTAACATATGGCCTTATTCGTTCAGCAAatctattcaataaataaacacaattatattattattattaatacttgaaaaattaataataaatttaatattaattaattactcttTGTAAAGTTTCAATTCAGCATCAACATCAACTTTTAATAGTGGAAACATTCTTTGATATTGTTCAAcaagtatattaaattttttcgaaaattcaTCATAATCACCAAGTAAATCACATATTCTTAGACCATTTCTTGTTGCTTTACTTGAATAAGTTGGACCAATACCTTTTTTAGTTGTACCAAGTGATTTACTACCTTTTTCTAATTCTTGCATTCCATCAGCTTGTTGATGAAGATCAAATACAATATGTGCACGATCAGATATAACTAAACGATCATGCCAATCTTTAagaccttttttttcatttgtttcaaGTTCTTCAAATAATGctggtaaattaataacaacaccATTACCAAGAACAGCTGtacattttgaatttattattccacttggtaataaatgaaaaaaaaattttgttccaTCAATAACAACTGTATGACCAGCATTATTACCAccctaaaataatatttgaaatataagtattttataaaattatgataaatgtatttggggtttattgaaaaataatattaatattaaatttaatacctGACAACGACAAACAATATCAGCTTCAGCAGCTAATTGATCAACAGCTTTACCTTTGCCCTCATCACCCCATTGGGCACCAAGTATTACTGTTGCTTTTGATGACAAGCTGGATGATGAATTGACAACACCATTTAACTGGTGAATTCTTTCACAGGTagccattatttttatctttgaaaatagatattattagtattaataatttataaataattgtattgtatttaaagatgtaaaaaataatatttaataatcaatattcttaataatattttgggTGTAACCTTAAAATgacattttgaaaatttaaaatttgtcttgtaaattattgtaaaaatttaaagtaaatttatttaatagcttgtttaattattataattttttatttaaataattttgattataacTTACGGAAttaagtagttttttttattataaaaattatattttttacacaatttAGCACATGGAGCcggcaaaataaaatataaataataataaactgacCAAAACTGACGCAATATTCATTCGTCAATTTTGCCACTTGTCGAAATTGTCTCTTCTCGTATTTTCCCTTAAAATGTCGGAAATTCgaaatctcaaaaaaaaattcataaaacaatatactataattattttgaatgataattattaatatttttaatttaacaattaaacaatgtaacaactataaaaataattcaaaaaaaaaaaaaatgaaataatttttttacatcaaaagatgaaaaattgatttaataaaattaattaatttatttttataaaatgaaatataattgttgaaattaattagatttacttaattaatataaattaaattaattaggtaataataaaatttggatGACACAAAAAACAAGTAGCGTCATCTCACTGAATTTatcacaaattgaaaaatttttttatcaaaaatggaGCTCATCTtcttaattcatttttataatcagaGCATTTCGCGAAAACgcgataaataaaaagctgaATAAAAGggtcttaattttttttttttatttgataaacaacatatgtatatttcttgtgaaaaaaaaaaaaaacatacaatagaaaatatataaaaaaaaaaacaaaaaaagataaataattttttaatattatttaaaaatggcgGACTCAATGTCTTCCGATACAAATTCCGAATATCATGAAGATAATTTATCTGATACATCAGCTGAACGTCAATCACGATTTGTTATTGTTGGTCAAAAACCAAATTTCGATAcatcaaaaaatgaaagaaatattttgcaaaaattatttacaagagAGGCAAGTTGTTTTTGTCTTAATTTAACCTTTCAAACAATAATCCAacattccattttttttattgtcttttctcctttttttttgacaaccTTGAAAAGAATtggcatttatttatttttcatcatcaacaatggataaacaataaatgccttttaaattttcatttatcacttgaaattgtttatgattttttttcttttttaatgaaaaaactacctgtctgataaaaaaattttttgtttctttaaaGAACAACAATGCACCACAagaaaaattctataaaaaattatcatgattataacaaaatgataaacaagtttttaaatttttcattgaattttttataattttaaaatttcctgtaaatgataatatttctattagtataattgaaaatataaacaaataaatttacagatACGAGGCTGTTTATCAAAGCACAAAAATGCAccacaagaaaaattatttccaacAATACCAGAATGGGGACATTTGCCATTACTTCATATTATTCCAATGTCAGCACTTCAAGCTGGTCATATTGTAATGGGTATGACACAATgtggtaaatttatattaacataTACATGTAGTCTTGATTTACGTGGTAATGAATCAGcctataaatattcattacatTGGTGGGCATTTTCACCTCATagaatatcaaaaaaagtTGCTGAAATAACATTATTTGGTAGTTATTGTATTAGTAAAGAacttgatgttgttgttgcacAATGGCCAATGGAAACAAATAAAGTTGTTATACATGGTTTACAATCAGATTGGGGTAATTCACAAACAACTGATAAAgcatatttaacaataacaaaagtaCCAAGTTTAAGTAATTGTCGTGATTGTGCTAAAGTTGCTGCATCATATGAAGAAGATGAATTAGCTGCTAATTGGGATGGTTGTGtacaatttaattgtttaatacaTGGTTTAACAGTACATACAACATATGAAGTTATATCACCATATCCACGTTTTCGTGCATCTGTATGTCTTAAATATTGGAatcatattgttattaatactGGCAATTTTCTTCATGTACTACgagttgatttaataataccaaaaattaataaaaattcaaatgacaatGGTAGTgaagatttaataaataataaattaataaataatgataatattgaacaaataatacaagttgatgttaatgatatttatgaaCTTGAttgttatgaaataaatagaaaaatatcaacaccAGAATCAATTAATGGTGATGAATTATCACCTGTACGTGATAATACATCATCAACATTGTTATGTGAATGTTATAATAATGGTGATTGTgattattgtattaaaaataattcattatcagtacgtgataaaatattacaagatTTTTGTGATGATATGACACAAGAATTAAGTATTGGTAGTGATTCAATAACACTTGTTAAACATCCATCATGTTCACCAAGATCAACACCACAAAGATTACCAGCTGATCTTAAACAACAATggtcaattaatattaatacacCACCATCTGATATATTACGTACACgtacatcaacatcaacaacaaatgaaaaatctaGTCTAGTTAATGGACGttttaatagtaatagtaaacGTTCATTATCACCACAACCTGGTACATCACAAGAGCCAACAACAAttgtatcaataaattcacCATTAAATACATTATCAATAAGTCCATCACCATGTTCACCACGTTTAATGTCACCACCAATAACAACATCATTTAGACAAAGAAGTTTACGTAAaaattcatcttcatcatcatcttcatcatcatcagcagtaccaccaccaccaacatcaacaacaacaacaacaacaagaacacGTTCATCTCATAAACTTATACTTGAAGCTGAAAAAGCATATGAATTTACTGATGATTCATTAGAACCTGGTGAAAAATTAAGTTCATTTCGTAAAAGACGTCttgctgataaaaaatatgaatttaaagtTGAAGCTGAAGATACAGAAAATATAATACCATTTAAACATATTAGAGATCAAAATGAACAACGTTATTGTCCAATTCATCGTTTAAATAGTGTTGATATTACACCAGcttattcatcaaataatacaaaatggCATTGTCATCGTCCTGATTCCGAAAATAGTGAAAGTGAAGATACATCAAGTCAAGATGTATTTAATGGATGTTTTAAACCTGTT includes:
- the LOC122859134 gene encoding uncharacterized protein LOC122859134, coding for MADSMSSDTNSEYHEDNLSDTSAERQSRFVIVGQKPNFDTSKNERNILQKLFTREIRGCLSKHKNAPQEKLFPTIPEWGHLPLLHIIPMSALQAGHIVMGMTQCGKFILTYTCSLDLRGNESAYKYSLHWWAFSPHRISKKVAEITLFGSYCISKELDVVVAQWPMETNKVVIHGLQSDWGNSQTTDKAYLTITKVPSLSNCRDCAKVAASYEEDELAANWDGCVQFNCLIHGLTVHTTYEVISPYPRFRASVCLKYWNHIVINTGNFLHVLRVDLIIPKINKNSNDNGSEDLINNKLINNDNIEQIIQVDVNDIYELDCYEINRKISTPESINGDELSPVRDNTSSTLLCECYNNGDCDYCIKNNSLSVRDKILQDFCDDMTQELSIGSDSITLVKHPSCSPRSTPQRLPADLKQQWSININTPPSDILRTRTSTSTTNEKSSLVNGRFNSNSKRSLSPQPGTSQEPTTIVSINSPLNTLSISPSPCSPRLMSPPITTSFRQRSLRKNSSSSSSSSSSAVPPPPTSTTTTTTRTRSSHKLILEAEKAYEFTDDSLEPGEKLSSFRKRRLADKKYEFKVEAEDTENIIPFKHIRDQNEQRYCPIHRLNSVDITPAYSSNNTKWHCHRPDSENSESEDTSSQDVFNGCFKPVEPAEKSVLRPLSQNQLYSFFSSRDRYGKITHNDSPLAPKAFIPYPSIKCTAHFKRSFIELDDEMVSVITDVEGMLAIFNIILLLNLQLIIYLFIFDVK
- the LOC122859132 gene encoding adenylosuccinate synthetase-like, producing MATCERIHQLNGVVNSSSSLSSKATVILGAQWGDEGKGKAVDQLAAEADIVCRCQGGNNAGHTVVIDGTKFFFHLLPSGIINSKCTAVLGNGVVINLPALFEELETNEKKGLKDWHDRLVISDRAHIVFDLHQQADGMQELEKGSKSLGTTKKGIGPTYSSKATRNGLRICDLLGDYDEFSKKFNILVEQYQRMFPLLKVDVDAELKLYKEFAERIRPYVTETVTFLHKALKEGKKVLVEGANAAMLDIDFGTYPYVTSSNCSVGGVFTGLGVAPKSIGEVIGVVKAYTTRVGDGPFPTELNDDIGCILQTRGHEYGVTTKRKRRCGWLDLALLKFTSIVNGYTSIFVTKLDILDTLSEIKVCTGYRLDGKKIDYFPSHAADLAKVEPIYEIVEGWMTSTEGVRSFDKLPVNAQKYIKMIEKNLETPVKWVGVGAGRESVVSL